Proteins from one Bactrocera neohumeralis isolate Rockhampton chromosome 3, APGP_CSIRO_Bneo_wtdbg2-racon-allhic-juicebox.fasta_v2, whole genome shotgun sequence genomic window:
- the LOC126752147 gene encoding protein real-time, with the protein MVQKFQSPVRVYKHPFELVMKAYECRFPKCPQMPIVLDCEIVKDEVLENGAKRNTSRRCKLAVDAPYIFKKLIGVDFVYFLQHNYLDMANRTLNIEAVNESFSSRIEIFERCRYYAHPDNPEWTCFDQTATLDIKNFFGFEHSMEKMGMKQYTQTTLKGKEIIEYFINELKEKGVTNVERWVPPVDAPCSPTTREASEEPAQKLKDEERRRSSHDVLLDGDFIAKNLGTLTPMQASKLLELRKMLNGVEDLEQMPSYQTILRFLTARDWHVNQACTMLKDSLNWRKEHNIDTLVKDYKAPAVVVNHFPGAWHHHDKDGRPIYILRLGHMDVKGLLKSIGTEGLLKLTLHICEEGMQRIKESAEKLGQPVLSWCMLVDLEGLSMRHLWRPGVKALLNIIETVERNYPETMGRVLVVRAPRVFPIAWTIVSAFIHENTRSKFLFYGGPDCLHMKDGLEQYIDSEIIPDFLGGPCKTLIHEGGLVPKTLYKMNSLEDDDAEEEEAKKTLEAGGALMHDHRSLYKTVELRTGYIHEVIIPNEDPKSVLTWDFDVMRSDLHFTLYRATKELPPKTDTSVSIFDMSDFVEGEHYFKEEPTLICRHRESVQGSHVMHHTHSYIMQWFSPSSGAEGPAQLNFFYEVLSSANYKGSMTSLQSGFSSSSAASSCQSR; encoded by the exons GCCTACGAATGCCGCTTTCCGAAATGTCCTCAAATGCCCATCGTACTCGATTGCGAGATCGTCAAAGATGAGGTCTTGGAGAACGGCGCGAAACGCAATACAAGTCGACGTTGCAAATTGGCCGTCGATGCGccgtatattttcaaaaagctaATAGGTGTAGACTTTGTATATTTCCTGCAACACAACTACCTCGATATGGCCAATCGCACACTGAATATAGAGGCTGTGAACGAGAGCTTCTCATCACGCATAGAAATCTTCGAACGTTGCCGTTACTATGCACATCCCGACAATCCCGAGTGGACCTGTTTCGATCAGACTGCCACATTGGATATTAAGAACTTTTTCGGTTTCGAACACTCCATGGAGAAGATGGGCATGAAGCAATACACACAAACCACGCTGAAGGGTAAGGAAATCATCGAGTATTTCATAAATGAACTGAAAGAGAAGGGCGTCACCAATGTGGAACGTTGGGTGCCGCCAGTAGATGCACCCTGTTCGCCGACCACACGTGAAGCCAGCGAGGAGCCAGCACAGAAACTCAAAGATGAGGAAAGGCGTCGCTCCTCACACGACGTGCTGCTCGATGGCGATTTTATAGCGAAAAATTTGGGTACACTCACACCGATGCAGGCGTCAAAACTGTTGGAGCTGCGAAAAATGCTGAATGGTGTCGAGGACTTGGAGCAAATGCCAAGTTATCAGACCATACTGCGTTTTTTGACAGCACGCGACTGGCACGTGAACCAGGCCTGCACCATGCTCAAGGATTCGCTGAACTGGCGCAAGGAGCACAACATCGACACGCTGGTTAAGGACTACAAGGCGCCGGCAGTAGTGGTGAACCACTTTCCGGGTGCATGGCATCATCACGACAAGGATGGACGTCCGATTTATATACTACGCTTGGGTCACATGGACGTGAAAGGTCTGCTGAAGTCCATCGGTACTGAAGGTTTACTAAAGCTC ACGCTTCACATCTGTGAGGAAGGCATGCAACGCATCAAGGAGTCCGCCGAAAAGTTGGGTCAACCTGTGTTGAGTTGGTGTATGCTTGTGGACTTGGAGGGTCTTTCCATGCGTCATCTCTGGCGCCCGGGTGTAAAAGCTCTGCTCAATATCATCGAAACGGTCGAGCGCAACTACCCCGAAACGATGGGTCGCGTGCTAGTCGTGCGTGCGCCGCGCGTCTTTCCCATCGCCTGGACAATTGTGAGCGCTTTTATAC ATGAGAATACGCGCTCTAAATTCCTATTCTACGGCGGTCCCGATTGTCTACACATGAAAGACGGCTTGGAGCAGTACATCGATTCGGAGATCATACCGGACTTTTTGGGTGGCCCATGTAAG ACACTTATACATGAAGGTGGACTCGTGCCAAAAACGCTCTATAAAATGAACTCGCTCGAAGACGACGATGCGGAGGAGGAGGAGGCCAAAAAGACGCTGGAAGCCGGTGGCGCACTGATGCACGACCATCGTAGTCTCTATAAAACCGTTGAACTGCGCACCGGTTACATACACGAGGTTATTATACCGAATGAGGACCCGAAGAGTGTGCTCACCTGGGACTTTGACGTGATGCGCAGTGATCTACACTTCACATTGTATCGCGCCACTAAAGAGCTGCCGCCAAAAACTG ACACCTCTGTTTCCATATTCGATATGAGTGACTTCGTGGAGGGCGAACACTACTTCAAGGAGGAGCCAACGCTCATTTGTCGGCACCGCGAAAGTGTGCAG GGTTCCCATGTAATGCACCACACACACTCCTACATCATGCAGTGGTTCAGCCCGTCGAGCGGCGCTGAAGGCCCCGCACAATTGAACTTCTTCTACGAAGTGCTCAGCTCGGCCAACTACAAAGGCTCCATGACCAGCCTGCAATCCGGTTTCTCATCATCCTCCGCTGCCAGCTCGTGTCAGAGTCGATGA